The following proteins are co-located in the Dyadobacter chenwenxiniae genome:
- a CDS encoding nuclear transport factor 2 family protein, with protein sequence MKLPNNIEGLIKAQNDLDTTTFATYFTEHATVSDEGSSYSGREEIKGWIQEATEKYNMQLTPIDFHQNDTKGKLTVEVSGTFPGSPAVMNYHLELEDVLISSLKITD encoded by the coding sequence ATGAAACTTCCTAACAACATTGAAGGCCTGATCAAGGCACAGAACGATTTGGACACCACCACTTTTGCCACGTATTTTACAGAACACGCAACCGTTTCCGATGAAGGCTCGTCCTATTCTGGCAGGGAGGAAATTAAGGGGTGGATTCAAGAGGCGACAGAAAAGTATAATATGCAGTTGACACCCATTGATTTTCATCAAAATGACACAAAAGGAAAACTTACGGTGGAAGTGAGCGGTACATTTCCGGGCAGTCCGGCTGTGATGAATTATCATCTTGAATTGGAAGATGTATTAATTAGCTCGTTGAAAATCACTGATTAA
- a CDS encoding condensation domain-containing protein produces the protein MKRQQNRTLGAFEKTFWLLDQIDSKDFALAADIVGTQPIEKWRNAIQMVQKRHPNLSVRVVLDELARPTLQHVENLHIPLRVVHAQQGYRWQQEVEKELSVRFNTEEGPLLRVVLVQNTDSTVLILVANHTVADGTSLSVLTRDILLAVTGKELEPMAPQVSNDETLDMPEDLPAQTFSKVLELKMKTDIVKPLVSSHRFSEDITRNILERARQENTTVHGAICAAVLVASRKMRPEWDEAKMELVSPICTRAALNLDDNFGLNITTQSVFFEKKAYLTFWDLARLAKAGLEGTNSVEYVTGYLSFFRDIVFGHNDIQQMLDALKQAFNHHIMVTNLVKVRYKTDFGPLKLEALYGPMVRSGKGMEQTIGALTSNGSLCLTNTSDTPIPGLLVEMEKILREACQGTTVVKNVCSFQ, from the coding sequence ATGAAAAGACAACAAAACCGCACGTTAGGTGCATTCGAAAAAACATTTTGGCTGCTCGACCAGATCGATTCCAAAGACTTTGCGCTTGCAGCAGACATTGTCGGCACCCAGCCAATTGAAAAATGGCGAAATGCCATTCAAATGGTACAAAAACGCCATCCGAACCTTTCAGTAAGGGTGGTACTGGATGAGCTGGCAAGGCCCACGTTGCAGCATGTAGAAAACCTGCACATTCCGCTCCGCGTGGTGCATGCTCAACAGGGTTACCGCTGGCAGCAGGAGGTTGAAAAAGAGCTTTCAGTGAGGTTCAATACGGAAGAAGGCCCGCTCCTAAGGGTTGTTTTGGTTCAAAATACAGACAGCACCGTCCTGATTCTGGTCGCAAACCACACCGTGGCCGATGGCACATCATTGAGCGTTTTAACACGGGATATACTGCTGGCCGTTACCGGAAAAGAACTTGAACCAATGGCGCCGCAGGTTTCAAACGACGAAACGCTCGACATGCCGGAAGATCTGCCAGCTCAAACGTTCAGTAAGGTGCTCGAACTGAAAATGAAAACGGACATTGTCAAACCATTGGTTTCTTCGCACCGGTTTTCTGAGGACATCACGCGTAACATTCTCGAACGCGCCAGGCAGGAAAACACAACCGTTCATGGCGCGATCTGTGCGGCGGTGCTGGTGGCTTCCAGGAAAATGCGCCCGGAATGGGACGAGGCAAAAATGGAGCTGGTTTCACCGATCTGCACGCGGGCAGCGCTTAATCTGGATGATAATTTTGGTCTCAATATCACCACACAATCGGTGTTTTTTGAAAAAAAGGCCTATCTAACTTTTTGGGATCTGGCAAGACTCGCAAAAGCAGGACTCGAAGGCACGAATTCCGTGGAATATGTGACGGGCTATTTGTCTTTTTTCCGGGACATTGTCTTCGGCCATAATGATATACAGCAAATGCTGGATGCACTGAAACAGGCATTCAACCATCACATTATGGTGACCAATCTGGTAAAGGTGAGATACAAAACTGATTTCGGACCATTAAAACTGGAAGCGTTGTATGGCCCGATGGTGCGCTCGGGCAAAGGAATGGAACAGACGATCGGTGCGTTAACTTCCAATGGTTCGCTTTGCCTGACTAACACCAGCGATACGCCAATCCCTGGCTTGCTGGTGGAAATGGAGAAAATCTTGCGGGAAGCTTGTCAGGGAACTACGGTCGTTAAGAATGTATGTTCTTTTCAATAA
- a CDS encoding serine O-acetyltransferase, with amino-acid sequence MNRASKADLFRYGGLSGNTGFLKGLRIPGFRYMYLVRNAARHTKYSIQWFFFTALIKRYSYKYGFQISPNTEIGEGLYIGHHGVIVINEKAKIGKNCNIAHGVTIGQTNRGKLKGCPTIGNKVWIGTGSVIVGNIKIGSNVLIAPNSFVNVDVPDYSLVLGNPCKIVSNDNPCEGYIENIFE; translated from the coding sequence ATGAACAGAGCAAGTAAAGCAGATCTTTTTCGCTATGGAGGACTTTCAGGGAATACAGGCTTTTTGAAAGGTCTTCGAATTCCAGGATTCAGATATATGTATTTGGTGCGTAATGCTGCCAGGCATACGAAATATTCAATTCAATGGTTTTTCTTTACCGCCCTCATCAAAAGGTATTCTTATAAATACGGCTTCCAAATCTCCCCAAATACTGAAATTGGGGAGGGATTATATATCGGACATCACGGGGTAATTGTAATTAATGAAAAAGCTAAAATTGGGAAAAATTGTAATATCGCGCACGGTGTTACGATCGGACAAACCAATAGAGGAAAGTTGAAAGGTTGCCCAACAATCGGCAATAAAGTTTGGATAGGAACGGGTTCGGTAATTGTGGGTAATATAAAAATCGGATCCAATGTTTTAATTGCTCCTAACTCATTTGTAAATGTCGATGTTCCGGATTATTCATTGGTGCTGGGAAATCCCTGTAAAATTGTGAGCAATGATAACCCGTGTGAAGGCTATATTGAGAATATATTTGAATAA
- the porU2 gene encoding putative type IX secretion system sortase PorU2, producing MRPFLRDIGQNPAWFPKACMRHDINTFIKITSLIAALLTANMANAQWGAPFANSWIHYGKPYVRIGVAKKGLHKISFSDLPGSFPTDSPDKIQLWRRGRQVSIISISDKEILFYAVPNDGASDSLLYRPMNSRINPYFSMYSDEGSYFLTLGDSPGHRAKVIDEPIDSNVPLLPFHKENVATVFKNEYSLGTTNPIGKPSFLNSFFELGASRTGKMQDKDGAGSLTGKFKLQNLVNIAQKPTIKLLIHGRSDKEHKIEIYVGKNSKSLRLVTVLASSRFTPTEYTFELKPEDTDADNSGMISLKTVNADRLDRFSLTYYAVEFPQQFQIGNEPGKEFRLLPTKDNASRVSIKGASAGFTLLDISDPDNPILLKGKNESVMVPRRAGKEQILLATKEVVKVDAAKIKEAKFQTSIPKEPDYIIITTDSLLEGAKQFANYRASQVGGGFKPLVINILDIYNQFNYGEPSPVAIRKFLAYMLTDGSKDKYLFLIGKSITQNEAMKRELPGEVPTIGYPASDILLVEGLAGAPQDVPAIPVGRLSAVTNQHVIDYLQKVKDYESMKDYSWRKNVLHLNGGKTVGEISQLKGLLTALEPDVEKGELGGKVKQFVKQKAMQEPEPVNITAEVNAGVGLITFFGHGSWYITDLDMGYITDAARSYNNLHKYPMMYFNGCGVGNIFANKFNQKPKTANSTDRITLSLDWLLAPNRGAIAIIANSYESYVSPSAAYLQRLYHFMFTDSATAHLPIGKIQMAVANDIVSKHNDAHSIANVHQTLLQGDPALKLITINKPDYAVDPDESIALHGQSANKSIGTSDSLKVQIKMSNNGRFLAGQNVPVSVTYFGRKGNRIKTESVESFASQNVLQVTFHNSRDIQKIRVEIDPKRAINELNVNNNVAELDIDWDLIKDKNTFTSENAKDVVPPLLTVKFNDRLLASKEIVASKPEIAIYLSDDRQLIPDTSLIEIFIKRCGDDACDFEKITYSKNNIKINPTDLKALQLSYLSDLAPGVYEILINAKDRAGNAVVQPYRMLFEILDDDDMPTELIVSPNPAASYLRFELKTSEKTDLKSIRYIIYDQRGIVVEDKILSLTSGALTNEWYWMPSDQSAGLYTYKVLLINDRNEAFVTFPGKVIIHGK from the coding sequence ATGCGCCCTTTCTTGCGGGACATTGGCCAAAATCCGGCCTGGTTTCCAAAAGCCTGTATGCGTCACGATATCAATACATTCATTAAAATAACATCCCTGATTGCAGCTTTGCTGACGGCAAATATGGCTAATGCGCAATGGGGAGCGCCTTTTGCCAATAGTTGGATCCATTATGGCAAGCCTTATGTGAGGATTGGGGTGGCCAAAAAAGGGCTGCATAAAATCTCTTTTTCTGACTTACCCGGGAGTTTCCCTACCGATTCTCCCGATAAAATTCAGCTATGGAGAAGAGGCAGACAAGTATCAATTATAAGCATATCTGATAAAGAAATCCTTTTCTATGCCGTACCCAACGACGGCGCGAGCGATTCCCTGCTGTACCGACCGATGAACTCACGCATCAATCCGTATTTCAGCATGTATTCGGATGAAGGCTCTTATTTTTTGACATTGGGCGATTCACCGGGCCACAGAGCAAAGGTCATCGACGAGCCGATAGACAGCAATGTGCCCCTCCTCCCATTCCATAAGGAAAATGTAGCAACGGTTTTCAAAAACGAATATTCGCTGGGTACAACCAATCCGATCGGCAAACCCTCCTTTCTGAACAGCTTCTTTGAGCTGGGCGCTAGCCGGACTGGCAAAATGCAGGATAAGGACGGAGCTGGTTCTCTGACCGGAAAGTTTAAATTACAAAACCTGGTTAACATAGCTCAAAAACCAACCATTAAGCTGCTGATACACGGCAGAAGTGATAAGGAGCATAAAATTGAAATTTATGTTGGTAAAAATTCGAAGTCGCTGCGGCTTGTTACGGTGCTTGCAAGTTCCCGATTCACTCCCACAGAATACACTTTCGAACTGAAACCTGAGGATACGGATGCTGATAACAGCGGGATGATTTCTCTTAAAACAGTTAATGCAGATAGATTGGACAGGTTTTCCCTCACTTACTATGCTGTTGAATTTCCACAGCAATTCCAAATTGGTAATGAACCGGGTAAGGAGTTCAGGCTACTTCCAACGAAGGACAATGCGAGCAGAGTTTCGATTAAAGGCGCTTCGGCCGGCTTTACATTACTGGATATCTCGGATCCCGACAATCCGATTTTGTTGAAAGGTAAAAATGAAAGCGTTATGGTTCCGCGCCGGGCTGGCAAAGAACAAATTTTACTTGCCACAAAAGAGGTTGTGAAAGTGGATGCTGCAAAAATCAAAGAGGCCAAATTTCAGACATCGATTCCAAAAGAACCCGATTACATTATTATTACAACAGACAGCTTACTGGAAGGCGCGAAGCAATTTGCTAATTACCGTGCATCACAGGTTGGCGGAGGATTCAAGCCGCTGGTTATCAACATTCTGGACATTTACAATCAATTCAATTACGGCGAGCCCAGCCCTGTTGCGATCCGGAAATTTTTGGCCTATATGCTCACCGACGGAAGTAAGGATAAATATTTGTTCCTCATTGGGAAGTCTATCACACAAAACGAAGCAATGAAACGGGAACTGCCAGGCGAAGTGCCCACGATCGGGTATCCAGCTTCTGATATATTGCTTGTGGAAGGGCTGGCCGGAGCACCGCAGGACGTGCCCGCAATTCCTGTCGGCCGCTTATCAGCTGTTACTAATCAACATGTTATCGATTATTTGCAAAAAGTAAAGGATTACGAAAGCATGAAAGATTACAGCTGGCGGAAGAATGTGCTGCACCTGAACGGAGGAAAAACGGTTGGCGAAATCAGTCAGTTAAAGGGGCTGCTGACCGCACTCGAACCTGACGTAGAAAAAGGCGAGCTGGGCGGGAAAGTGAAGCAATTTGTCAAGCAAAAGGCCATGCAGGAACCGGAGCCAGTCAATATAACCGCCGAAGTGAATGCAGGTGTAGGGCTGATCACTTTTTTCGGACATGGGTCCTGGTATATTACAGATTTGGATATGGGCTACATTACCGATGCCGCTCGCAGTTACAATAATCTGCACAAATATCCGATGATGTATTTCAACGGCTGTGGGGTAGGAAACATTTTCGCTAATAAATTTAATCAAAAACCGAAAACAGCTAACTCCACTGACCGGATTACACTTTCCCTGGATTGGCTGCTGGCGCCGAACCGCGGAGCGATTGCCATTATCGCCAACTCTTATGAAAGCTACGTGAGCCCTTCCGCGGCATATTTACAAAGATTGTATCATTTTATGTTCACTGACTCGGCTACCGCCCATTTGCCGATCGGAAAGATTCAGATGGCTGTCGCGAACGACATTGTTTCAAAGCACAATGACGCACACAGCATTGCCAATGTACACCAAACTTTACTGCAAGGCGATCCTGCTTTAAAGCTGATTACGATAAACAAACCTGATTATGCAGTTGATCCCGACGAAAGCATTGCACTGCATGGACAGTCTGCGAATAAGTCCATCGGCACGTCGGATTCCTTGAAAGTGCAGATTAAAATGTCAAACAATGGCCGTTTCTTAGCGGGACAGAATGTTCCTGTTTCGGTGACGTATTTCGGAAGGAAAGGAAACCGCATCAAAACAGAATCTGTTGAATCGTTTGCCTCCCAAAACGTATTGCAGGTCACTTTTCATAATTCCCGCGACATTCAAAAAATCCGTGTTGAAATCGATCCGAAACGAGCCATTAATGAGCTCAATGTCAATAATAATGTTGCTGAGTTAGATATTGACTGGGATCTTATAAAAGACAAAAACACATTTACCTCAGAGAATGCAAAAGATGTTGTTCCGCCGTTGCTGACTGTAAAATTTAATGACCGGTTATTGGCAAGCAAAGAAATCGTTGCGTCTAAGCCTGAGATTGCAATTTATCTTTCGGATGACAGGCAACTTATACCGGACACATCCCTTATCGAAATCTTTATCAAGCGCTGTGGGGATGATGCGTGTGACTTTGAGAAAATCACTTATTCGAAAAATAATATTAAAATAAACCCAACTGACTTAAAAGCGCTACAACTGAGTTATTTATCGGACCTGGCGCCAGGGGTTTACGAAATTTTAATCAATGCCAAGGATCGCGCTGGAAACGCTGTGGTTCAGCCTTACAGGATGCTTTTCGAGATCCTTGACGATGATGACATGCCTACCGAACTCATCGTAAGCCCAAATCCCGCCGCGTCCTATTTACGTTTCGAGCTAAAAACGAGCGAAAAGACCGATCTGAAATCAATACGATACATTATTTATGACCAAAGGGGCATTGTAGTAGAAGATAAAATTCTTTCGTTAACCTCGGGAGCGCTTACTAATGAATGGTATTGGATGCCATCTGACCAGTCGGCCGGGCTTTACACTTACAAGGTTTTGCTGATCAATGACCGGAATGAAGCCTTCGTCACATTTCCGGGTAAAGTGATAATTCACGGAAAATAA
- a CDS encoding helix-turn-helix domain-containing protein produces the protein MSTTVFNNNLKTLGLLHVSQEQTDAINGPAYKEYIKILYLPAGYKLRVDFACYDTQQPTLFFISPNQYLELEAAGEESGYFIFYNRDFYCIQIHDQEVACDGLLFNNIRNMPKVELSEAENAFLGGLFKEMIQEFNLNDSSLEEMVRTYLKQLLIRATRSWKRQHLTNEVTDQQSDLEFFRKFTRLVEEHYKSKHTVADYADFLCMAPKTITHKFNRLRLPQPNEVIKNRIILEAKRLLVHTSLTAKEIAYDLGYNDPAYFSRLFQTKTGESPSSFRANFSG, from the coding sequence ATGAGTACGACCGTTTTCAACAATAATTTAAAGACGCTGGGGTTGCTGCACGTAAGCCAGGAGCAGACGGACGCGATCAACGGGCCAGCCTATAAGGAATACATTAAGATCCTTTATCTGCCCGCCGGCTACAAGCTGAGGGTGGATTTTGCCTGTTACGACACGCAGCAGCCGACATTGTTTTTTATCAGCCCCAATCAATATCTTGAATTGGAAGCAGCTGGCGAAGAAAGCGGTTATTTCATTTTTTACAACCGCGATTTTTACTGCATTCAGATTCACGATCAGGAAGTTGCCTGCGATGGCTTGCTTTTCAACAACATCAGGAATATGCCCAAAGTGGAGCTTTCTGAGGCGGAAAACGCTTTTCTGGGTGGTTTGTTTAAAGAAATGATCCAGGAATTCAATCTCAATGACAGCTCGCTGGAAGAAATGGTCAGGACCTATCTCAAACAACTGCTCATCCGCGCGACGCGCTCCTGGAAAAGACAGCATTTAACCAATGAAGTGACCGACCAGCAAAGCGATCTGGAATTTTTCCGCAAGTTTACCCGGCTCGTGGAAGAGCATTATAAATCCAAACACACCGTCGCCGATTATGCCGATTTCCTGTGCATGGCGCCGAAGACAATTACCCATAAATTTAACCGCTTGCGTTTGCCGCAGCCTAATGAGGTGATCAAAAACCGCATTATACTGGAAGCAAAACGCCTATTGGTTCATACTTCGCTTACAGCCAAGGAAATCGCCTATGATTTGGGTTATAATGATCCTGCTTATTTCAGCAGGCTGTTTCAAACCAAAACGGGGGAATCGCCATCCAGTTTCCGGGCGAACTTTTCGGGGTGA
- a CDS encoding winged helix-turn-helix transcriptional regulator, whose translation MNEGFQRPSELQRKIPGASRRVLNVQLKELESHELVGKIIYPVVPPKVEYYLTDFGKSLIPVIGVIGQWGDEHDQRLRTLIEKNIHS comes from the coding sequence ATCAACGAAGGTTTTCAACGCCCCAGCGAGCTGCAACGGAAAATTCCGGGAGCATCCCGCCGGGTGTTGAATGTGCAGTTAAAAGAACTGGAAAGCCACGAGCTGGTTGGTAAAATCATTTATCCCGTCGTCCCGCCAAAAGTTGAATATTATCTCACTGATTTTGGAAAATCACTCATTCCGGTCATCGGTGTAATCGGGCAATGGGGCGACGAGCACGACCAGCGTTTACGGACGCTTATTGAAAAGAACATACATTCTTAA
- a CDS encoding response regulator: MNKNGDIIIIEDDPDDRFMLEEVFIILDFPNKRKYFDDGSAALEYLESTNDLPFLILSDVNMPKLGGLELRKKLYTDARLNLRCIPYLFFSTSIDQSAVIEAYSMSAQGFFVKPVKFEELRDTIKLIVDYWRKCAAPNNF; encoded by the coding sequence ATGAACAAAAATGGAGATATCATTATCATAGAAGATGATCCAGATGACCGCTTCATGCTCGAAGAAGTGTTCATTATTTTAGATTTTCCCAACAAACGGAAATATTTCGACGACGGATCAGCGGCCCTCGAATACCTTGAAAGTACAAACGATCTGCCTTTTTTGATCTTATCAGATGTAAATATGCCAAAGCTGGGCGGCTTGGAGCTAAGAAAGAAACTATACACCGATGCCAGACTGAACTTGCGCTGCATTCCCTACCTTTTCTTTTCAACCAGTATCGATCAAAGTGCCGTGATCGAGGCATACAGCATGTCCGCACAAGGGTTTTTTGTAAAACCTGTCAAATTCGAAGAGCTGAGAGACACGATTAAGCTGATCGTTGACTACTGGAGAAAGTGCGCCGCACCAAATAATTTTTAA
- a CDS encoding alpha/beta fold hydrolase encodes MKTIALTIAFMFTFIQSQLLFAQTRKSASLGREEYIEVEKNVKLHVIDLGEGQPVVLIHGWPLNNEMYEYQYQYLVEKGFRVIGISLRGFGKSDRPYGKYDFDTFSDDIKVVLEKLKIENATLGGFSLGSAVTLHFVTKYNGAHIKKLALFGATGPSWKQREGHPYGITEQGAADLIKQTKTNREQLVAGFGKAFEGQEGGLSPESIKWLESINLNASPYATTQAITALGNLDLRPELSKIKMPVAIFHGVNDKLCDFAQAEQLNKAIKGSYIVKFEKGGHGLFLEEMDKFNSELEKFARN; translated from the coding sequence ATGAAAACTATTGCCTTGACCATCGCATTCATGTTCACTTTTATCCAAAGCCAACTCCTGTTCGCACAAACACGCAAGTCGGCATCCCTGGGAAGAGAAGAATACATTGAAGTAGAGAAAAATGTAAAACTACACGTGATCGACCTTGGCGAAGGTCAGCCCGTGGTGCTCATCCACGGATGGCCGCTGAACAATGAGATGTACGAATATCAATACCAGTATTTGGTTGAAAAAGGGTTCAGGGTTATCGGCATTTCCCTCCGCGGTTTTGGAAAATCAGACAGACCTTATGGAAAATACGATTTCGACACTTTCTCCGACGACATTAAAGTGGTTTTGGAAAAACTGAAAATTGAAAACGCAACGCTTGGAGGATTTTCGTTGGGAAGCGCTGTGACCCTACACTTTGTGACTAAATATAATGGTGCACATATCAAGAAATTAGCCTTATTCGGTGCAACAGGTCCATCATGGAAACAACGCGAAGGCCATCCTTACGGCATCACCGAACAGGGCGCAGCCGATCTGATCAAGCAGACAAAAACCAACCGCGAGCAACTCGTAGCAGGTTTCGGGAAAGCATTTGAAGGGCAGGAAGGCGGACTTTCACCGGAATCTATCAAATGGCTGGAAAGCATCAACCTGAATGCATCACCCTACGCTACTACACAAGCCATTACAGCATTGGGTAACCTGGATCTTCGTCCTGAGTTGTCAAAAATCAAAATGCCGGTCGCGATATTCCACGGCGTAAACGACAAACTGTGTGATTTCGCTCAGGCTGAACAGCTGAATAAAGCCATCAAAGGTTCCTACATTGTGAAATTTGAAAAAGGCGGACACGGGTTATTCCTGGAAGAAATGGATAAATTCAACTCCGAACTTGAAAAGTTTGCCAGAAATTAA
- a CDS encoding DUF4142 domain-containing protein, which produces MKATLLLVTCVLLSAVLAFSDRFENDSPDKTFVLAAAAGGMLEVKLGELAMKKAVSAKCKDFGKMMITDHTKVNDELKAMAAKKQVTIPAALSPAKQQKFDSLAAQSGEKFDLLYMNMMIASHEETIGLFQNESNEGKDPDFKKWADSKIPALKHHLEMAKALWPANSAGSTVK; this is translated from the coding sequence ATGAAAGCGACCTTATTATTAGTTACCTGTGTCTTGCTAAGTGCCGTTCTGGCATTTTCAGACCGTTTTGAAAACGATTCGCCAGACAAAACGTTTGTGCTGGCTGCTGCTGCCGGGGGCATGCTTGAAGTAAAGCTGGGCGAACTGGCAATGAAAAAAGCAGTATCGGCAAAATGCAAGGATTTCGGTAAAATGATGATCACAGACCATACCAAGGTCAACGATGAACTGAAAGCGATGGCTGCCAAAAAGCAGGTGACTATCCCTGCTGCGCTAAGCCCTGCAAAACAGCAGAAGTTTGACAGTCTTGCTGCGCAGAGTGGTGAGAAATTTGATTTGCTGTATATGAACATGATGATTGCTTCCCATGAAGAAACGATTGGTCTATTTCAGAATGAATCGAATGAAGGAAAGGATCCTGATTTCAAGAAATGGGCAGATTCCAAGATCCCGGCATTAAAGCATCATCTGGAAATGGCGAAAGCCCTGTGGCCTGCAAATTCTGCCGGTTCAACCGTAAAGTAA